The Longimicrobium sp. nucleotide sequence GCAGATCGTGCGCGCGGCAGCCATCCCCATCACCGGCGCGGAAACGGACTACGATTCGCTGATCGCGCACGTGGGCGACGCGCGGTTCGTGCTGCTGGGCGAGGCCACGCACGGCACGCACGAGTTCTACCGCGAGCGCGCGCGGATCACCCGGCGATTGATCGAAGAGAAGGGGTTCACCGTGGTCGCGGTCGAAGCCGACTGGCAGGACGCCTACGATGCGAACGAGTTCATCCACGGGAACGG carries:
- a CDS encoding erythromycin esterase family protein yields the protein MRSNRLGRVMAALGTALTGACANSGGGQVAGDASPRPGEVDAEVQIVRAAAIPITGAETDYDSLIAHVGDARFVLLGEATHGTHEFYRERARITRRLIEEKGFTVVAVEADWQDAYDANEFIHGNG